The following nucleotide sequence is from Desulfomonilaceae bacterium.
TGATACCTGTGATTCTCCCGAGGGACCCCTGATGCATTCAGCCCCTAATCGAAACAAAATGATAGTCAGGCAAAGAATGTAAAGGACAAAAAAGGGAACGCCCAATCCCACGAGCATAGTCAAGAACATGTTTTCTTGAGTTTCCAGATACTGAATTTCCTGGGTAAATGCGTCTTTTGAATATTGAGGTTGCCTTACCGTATAGTCATTTAAGAAGTTTTCACGAGGAGCCCTTAAACCGATTCCAAACCACGGTCGCTGCGCCGCAACGTGCAGCGCAAAAGGGTAACTTTCCAGGCGGTAATATTGACGCTCCTGACTCCAATGGTATTTATCCGGAATATTGGATACATAATTCGACGCAATAGCTGCAGCTACAAACAAAAAGCCTAGCAACGCTACTCTAGAACGTGTCCGCATAGTCAATGCCAAGGTGGCGACAAAAGCCATAGCGATAGGCATAAGCGCCGCCATCTCGATACCAGAAGAAGAAGCTCCCAGATGACTAACGATATAAACAAGTATGAGCAACAATGCCCCTGCAATACAGGGAACAACTTTTGCAAAAGTGATAAGCGCCACGGGGCCAAAAGCCAAGAGATACATTCGACTCAACATGGCATGGTGGTTTTCCCCAAAGAAAAACGTTATGTTTCCACTTAGGGAATATCCCAACAGGCACACCACTAAAAAAACTGCAATGGCGGCTGAGCACACCCATGCAAACGCCTTTTGTCTAGACACCGTGTTGAGTAGGATTCGAGAGCACCAGAATCCACCAACACAGCAAGCGACCAGAACGAACGATCTCGCCATGGAACTTACCGGTGTGACGCTTAAGTAGGCGCTTATAAAGGCGAGAACTGAAAGAATAAAAGAAATCAAAATCTCAAACCACGTGGCTCTGAATTTGCCTCTCTCCGCTACCAAAGTGGCTGAAGTGAAGGCAATCAGGCAAAGGACGCCTGAAAAGACTTTGGCGTTCTCTCCCGGCATTACTTGCCAGTACGGCCTTAAGAATACGAGATGAACACTCACCAGAGCAAAATAGAACCATGCAAGTCTAAAAAGTATTGAACTCTTAATCATGCCGTTAACTCCGCAAATGTCACTCCAAAAACTGAAATGTTCGTTGAGAAAATTTAATGAACTTCTATTGTTATCTCAAACGGATGATATGACAAGATGAATCTCCTTCAATACTCCTTATTCTCGTAAATTGAAAAAGATATGGATAGCAGACAGACTAAATCACGCGTAGCTAGCTAACCGCAAATATTATATTAGTCTCTAAACTGGCGCGCTGTTTGTCATTCCTCGACTTCGGTTTACAACATGTCTTCATTATCATATAATCCTCACTTAGAAGCCATCTAACTCCATTGGATCGGCGCTTATTCTCAACGACTTTATTGATTTTCTGGTGGAGCAAAATTCAAATGTCCGTGACAAAATTCGTGAAGCCTTTTTTGTTTTGTTCCGCCATTTGTCTATTGTTTATACTAACGACGCAGCCAGCATGTTCTGGCTTGCGTGAAGATGTCGACAAAGTCAGACAGCAACGTTCCAAAATTTATTCCCAAGGATTCTTTCAGGAAGGCAAATCGGAATTGGAACGGGGCAGTTATATGCGTGCAATAAGGTTACTAACTGACGCTATTGGCAAAGGCGCTCCAACTGAGGCGTTCAAATATCGAGGACAAGCCTATGAGGCAATGGGAACCCTGGATAAAGCGATTGCGGATTACAGTTCCTATCTCTCCCAGAACCGAGAGGACTATGGAGTTTACATTAGAAGAGGTGATATCTACCTCACGTTGATGGCGTATGACAGTGCATTTTCTGATTTTTCAACTTCCCTGGAATTGAACCCGAGCTCGCAAGATTCGCTGGTTGGTCGCGCTATATCTTTGATGGGCCTGCAAAAGTATTCTTTTGCGACGAGAGATCTCAAAGAGGCAGTCAGAATAAACCCGAATGATGTGGATGCTATCATGGCTATGGTGATTGCCTCCATGCTCGATAACAACTTTCAGGACGCCAAGACTTTTGTAGAACGCGCGGCAAGCCTCGAACAGGACCCTAGCAGGTTGAGTCGGATTAAAACCTTATCAGCCCAGATTGATTCGAAACTTCTCGTTGGTAATTCTAAGGAAAAAGTTACTCAAGAATCGTCCAGACCTAAAGAGTTGAGCGTGGGGCCACCCGAACCCTATGCCATTCCATCTGAGCCTCAGTTCCTGACGCCAGAACGATCGGAAGTCTCGAAAAGAACTGTCGGATCAGGTACGTCCGTTCACATGGACAACGTCACTGGGAAATATGAGACTTCATACATGGGCCATTCTATAATTACGCAGATCAATCAGACAGGCAAGAAGATCAGCGGAACCGTAAAAATTCGTGATCCTTTAAACGTCGAACGCAATTATCATTTCTCGGGGTCCGTAAATAACGGTGAGGTTAATGCCACTTACGAGGATGGAAACTTCAAGGGCAGAGTTGACATGAGCGGTCTCGTTGGAACACTAAAAACTAATGATGGTGTCAGTATACCGATAACAATCTCGCCTCATTGACTGTTCCAGACAATTGGATTTAAGAGCGGCGCATGGCTGGATAGAGGCGCCAAATATTTCGAAGACTATAGGGGATGACATTCAGACTGTCCACTCGAAAGATTCGAAGCGTTTTCATTTTGAGTTGTCATTTCGCAAACAAACTGCATACATTCCTGGTAGGTCTTTGGAGCTCTCTTCACCGTAATTTACATGTTCGCAGTGTTTTTTATTTTTGTCCGGCTGACCAGATCTACTGTTATACCGATCCTAATTCCGAAACCGCACCCATGGCTGTCTTCTTGGCGTAGCCACCGCAATGAAGCATAATATGGTTATAGACATTTTGGTAATTTAAACCATTACCGGCTTCCTTCATGCTTGTCTCTTGGATATATTCCGGTAACGTTCTTGGAGTTGTTTTCCAGCAGGAGGGTTAGAATTTATGATTTCTAGACCGAGCATTCTGGAACCTCAAGCGGAGGCGCTGGTCCTGACGACTGACAAGACAAGCAAAAATATCATCTTGGCAGCGTTTGAGGTTCAGGGGCTTGTCGATATTAGCGCCCTGAAATCGGTTGTGTCAGAAATAGGACACTTCTTCCCGGAAATTGGGGCTACCCTTAAAGAATTCAAGAACAACGGCAGATATTATCTCGGGTGGGATTTTCAAAGAATGCTCGACATCCCCCTTTTTGTTACAGATGTAAATGGAAAAGACATGGTCATTCCGGGATTTGACACCTTAATCAAATATCTTGAGCCTAGATTGAATCGGGAAAGAGACATCTTCAGGGAGCCCGCGTGTGAATTCCATGATCTCAGACTTGGCGCAAATCGCCACATTCTCGCCTGCATATTATGGCATCCGTCCGGTGACGCAGTCAGAATGGCTGAAATTGTTAAAACATCTGTGGCTAGATATCATGAGTTGGTATGTGGGGGAAAAGCTTCATTTTCAGATATTCCAGCTTCGGTTTCTACGGGGGATAAACGCTCTATTCAGACGGGCAACACTCGTTTAACAGACTACTGGAGGACAGCCTGTCAGGCAATAATACCATATCGAAAGTGTTCACTTCCTTATGGAGTCGGCGTTACGGGCGACGAGAACGAGCATCACGTCAAGCGAGTTTTCAGCGTTAGAGAGTCAACTGACATCGTCTTGAGGGCTAAGAAAACAAGGGTCCCATTTGTTGATTATCTTCTAGCTGCCATGGCTTTATCTATAGAACGGTGGAACGATACGCACAAAGTCGACACGTCCGTAATTTCAGCGGCTCTGACCGTGAATATGCAGGGCCGGCTTGAAAACTACCAAAGTCCTAATAATGACAGCGTGATTTACTTCCGTTTCAGCCGTGAGCAAAGAAAAGATCCTGTCTCTTTCGCTCGACAGGTTTTTCGTTTCCGATTGAGGAAATTCAGGGAAGGAGCAGATCTCAAATACATTAAGGGACTGTCGAAATTGAACCATCTCTTCAAACTGTTACCGTTTCATTTCAGACAAAACGCATACGTGAAAATTCTCAGCAAGCACCAAACATCATTTGCCCTGGGATTCATCGGAGTACTTTGGCCGGAATCTCAGGGTCGTAAGATCACTGGGGACTCTTACCTCAAATCAGTAGGCGGTCTTGACTTCATTGAAGCGCATGGCATGGCTTACAGAATCTTTTCCGGCACCCCTTTGTATCTGACAGCCTATTTTTTTCAGAAGAGACTCAACCTGATATTGTCCGCGCAACCCTGGAAATTTCAAAAAAATGAAGCACAGGATTTTCTGGATTTACTCTCAGACACAAATATGCGCTTCGGCGACAAAATGTGATTGAAAGGTCTTGCCTGTGCAGTCAGCGTAGAGAGACTTCGGGTAGCATGGCTTACTTACTGTTCGACGACACCTTATCCCGGTCTCACCCAGTAGTTCATACGGGGGATAGCGTAACCTAACACTCCAACCCCTACTACAACCAGGGAAAGGACTTGCCCTTCCGTCAACCCAAAGCTCATCAACCAGGGTAACTGTACCGGTTTAGCGGTAAACTCTATTAAAAACCGGAAAATTCCGTATCCAACCAGAAAAAAGCTACTTAGATCCCCAGGCCTCAGTGACTTTACTCGAATTCTCCAAAGAACGGCGAACAATATCAGTCCTTCGAAAATCGCTTCGTAGAGTTGACAAGGATGGCGAGGAAGATGTCCTTCGCCTGAACATATTATGCCCCATGGCAGAGTCGTGACTCGACCAAATCCTTCGCAATTGATGAGATTGCCAATCTTAACAGCAACTATGCCAAGGGGAATACCGAGATAAACCACGTCAGCCAATTCCCTTAATGGAGTCCTGTGCTTACCGATAAAAATCAATCCACCGACGGCCATTCCAATTAGCCAACCGTGAGCGCTCATTCCACCATGCCAGAAAGCTAATATCTCCCATGGCTTTTGCAGAAAAAAGTAGGGAGCATAAAAAACCGCGTATCCCAGCCTGGCCCCAATAACTCCACCTAAAAGTCCATGAAAAAGTAACTCCGGCAGGCCAATCACAGGAATTGGTCCATTTCTTCGCATTATCTCGTTACGCGTCACCATATACCACAGGATGGCGCCCGCGCAGTACATAAGGCCATACCAATTACTAACAAAAGGCCCTAGCCTAAATAGGACTGGATCGAAAAAAGGACAGGTCAGATTGTGGATAAGCATCTGTTTGGGTTGACCGGGACCACCCAGGTTGTGGAAAACGGTCTCAAAATTTACCGCCTGCCGACTCCGCATAGCCCACCAACTCAACATGTCCGTGACCCGCTATTGCTCGGTCGTTCATTTTTCCTGAGACGCCTACTGGTCCTTCCCAATAATTAATCGTCGTGGAAGTGGCCGATACAAGTTCATGTTCTTTGACAAGGGCCAGAATTTCCAGCTCCAGATCGAGTGGTTCAACACTCACGATCCAGTGGGTTGGATAATGGGCCCCGGTCGAAGGGCTAGTCCATTTATCAACAACTTCAACCAGCAGCTCGGTCGCCACGAAACATCGGCATGCGCCGTCGGGAAAAACTAGCGTTCCTGAAGATGTGTTTGCCATGCTTCCGTCCGTGTTTCGAATAAGAGAGATCATGATTTCATGGTTGTTGTCCAGAATAAGACCAAACCAGTCCCAGCCTCTGATTGACTTCGGCAACATCGAGGTGCCGAATTCCCGGTCCATGAAACTTGTTCCCGACACGTCGTACGTATTTCCTCGCCACTTCAGCCTTCCGCTAGTTGTTAACAAGGAAATCGAATAGTGATAGGAAGCTTCTCCGAGTTCCAGCCCCTTCATGCTCAAACCTCTGGCCCCGTTTAAAATTGGAGGTTTAATCGGCGTCAAATTGACATCCACCCCAAAATCATTTTTTTGCGCGACAAGATGTATTTTCCCTTCTGACGCTTCCAGCTTCCAATCCTTTACCCACACTCGCAGGCTATCCTGCGACGCTCCCGCCATATCAAGCAGCGAAATTCCTCCCCTTTCGAAGAAAACAAATTGGCGTTCTTTAATATTTGTAATGGAAAGATGCCCTACGTAGCCCTCGACTCCGATCGCTCCCCCTTCCCTATTTTCCAGCATTTTGGCAAAAAGGCGTTTGAAAAAGTAAACGTTCCGAATCGGTTTGAAACCGATAGCCAAACCTACAAGAAATAAATCAACCCATCTCTTGAATACTCTCCTGAAGATAGTAAAGTGATAGGCCCAGTCCTCTTTGGTTTCCGAGCCGAGTCGTCCTGAAAGGTACCACCACTCCATTCCAAACTTACTGTGACGTCCATGATCTTTGGGAAATGAAAAAGGTATTATATTATCGGCGCGTTCTAGCATTTCAGCTTTTCCTAACCTAGATTACATTCCATGTTGAAATAATTGGGATTTCTAGAGGTTATTGTCCTTGCCAGAAATTTGTCTAGCCTTTACAGCCTAGGCTCCTTTCTAAATATACGTTGCGTACAGTCACATCCCAGGCCCCTCATATTATCTCTCCACACAATGTCTCTCAAATTATTCTATAAAAATGGGTTCCGCTTGTCACCGGCCAAACGCCACCGATGCCTGTCTAAAAAATCACCGGCTAATCTAGCTTCCTGACAACACGTTTTTGAAGGCGACAAATCCGGCGAGGGTGTTAAGGTACTGGCTCACAAAAAGTTGGACATCTCCTATGTAAGTCCTTGGAACGTAAAGCACATCGTACGGCTTAATAAGAATTTCCGACCCCATATCACCAACATCAAGCACCCTTTTGAGGTCGAGCCTTCGACCAATGGGCTTGCCATAGATATCCTTGGAGACAAGAATTACACTGGTCAGATCAGCTTGATCATTATTGACACCACCGGCCAAGGCGATAGCCTGCAGGGCTGTAATCGGCTGAGTTATGTCATAGGCTCCGGGGCTGCCCACTTGACCCAAAGCATAAAACTTTCGCGAATTTGCAGTTCCTAATCCCATTGACACTACAGCAAACCTGAGAGGACCATCCCTGTAAAGACGAGTGACAGTGTTTTCCACTTCACTGACAGTATGGCCCACGCAAAGAACCTTTTCCTTCAGCAATGGGAGATCAATTGTACCGTCCGGGTTGACGGTAAGGGCCGTTTTACTACCGCCTGCAATATTCTGCAGTGAGGCCATCAACTTTGATATTTTCTCGTAGAATGCTTCCACAGAGACGGTGACCAACTGGTAATTCCGTAGGTCCCCCTTGGCTTCATCCTTACTAAATATACCTGTACTGACGAATTTCTCCTGAATCGCGTTAGCAAGTTCCACGGGGCTCAAGCCTACGGCCCTGATGTCACCGATGGCCTGGAGTGTTATCATTCCATCGGGTCTAATGATGACATCTTCGTTAAGTTGAGGATCAAGGATAAATCTGACCTTTAATCTGTCCAGCGTGTCCAGCTTATAGCTACCTATGGGTATATTCCACTGGGCCGAAAACAGCATAGAAAGAGAATCGTTTATACCTATTTTGTAATTCCGGCACACGATGTCAAATGATTGCGCCAGGTCATCGATTTGGGGCGCTTTCTGAGGACCAGGCGAGGGACGGAATGGAGAAGGTATCAGGCCAATACATCCCGTCAGAAAACAGCTTGTCAAGACAACTACTAGCAGTTTAAGCTTAAAGCATAAACTTATTTTACAGATCATGAGGTTATCCTTATGACCTAATCCATATTATTAATTATAATATATAACATACTGGTTATTCAAGTCAAATAAAAGCATATTAGTGCATTTATCCCCATTAGGCCAAAAACTAAACTTTCCTGTGTCCCAGCTATATTGAGATGGAGTTGTTATTCTTACCGACCTGAGGTAAATCAGTCAATGAGTTTTCGAAGCGAACGCCGTATTTTGATGGAATACTTTATTGAAGCGCTACCAATTGCTTGTTTCCTGGTCGGGCCAAGTAACTCACGTGGCGCCACTTCCGATTGCAGGGTCGCCCATGCCTGACTTCCTCTTC
It contains:
- a CDS encoding tetratricopeptide repeat protein, producing MSVTKFVKPFLFCSAICLLFILTTQPACSGLREDVDKVRQQRSKIYSQGFFQEGKSELERGSYMRAIRLLTDAIGKGAPTEAFKYRGQAYEAMGTLDKAIADYSSYLSQNREDYGVYIRRGDIYLTLMAYDSAFSDFSTSLELNPSSQDSLVGRAISLMGLQKYSFATRDLKEAVRINPNDVDAIMAMVIASMLDNNFQDAKTFVERAASLEQDPSRLSRIKTLSAQIDSKLLVGNSKEKVTQESSRPKELSVGPPEPYAIPSEPQFLTPERSEVSKRTVGSGTSVHMDNVTGKYETSYMGHSIITQINQTGKKISGTVKIRDPLNVERNYHFSGSVNNGEVNATYEDGNFKGRVDMSGLVGTLKTNDGVSIPITISPH
- the lgt gene encoding prolipoprotein diacylglyceryl transferase; translated protein: MRSRQAVNFETVFHNLGGPGQPKQMLIHNLTCPFFDPVLFRLGPFVSNWYGLMYCAGAILWYMVTRNEIMRRNGPIPVIGLPELLFHGLLGGVIGARLGYAVFYAPYFFLQKPWEILAFWHGGMSAHGWLIGMAVGGLIFIGKHRTPLRELADVVYLGIPLGIVAVKIGNLINCEGFGRVTTLPWGIICSGEGHLPRHPCQLYEAIFEGLILFAVLWRIRVKSLRPGDLSSFFLVGYGIFRFLIEFTAKPVQLPWLMSFGLTEGQVLSLVVVGVGVLGYAIPRMNYWVRPG
- a CDS encoding lipocalin-like domain-containing protein, encoding MLERADNIIPFSFPKDHGRHSKFGMEWWYLSGRLGSETKEDWAYHFTIFRRVFKRWVDLFLVGLAIGFKPIRNVYFFKRLFAKMLENREGGAIGVEGYVGHLSITNIKERQFVFFERGGISLLDMAGASQDSLRVWVKDWKLEASEGKIHLVAQKNDFGVDVNLTPIKPPILNGARGLSMKGLELGEASYHYSISLLTTSGRLKWRGNTYDVSGTSFMDREFGTSMLPKSIRGWDWFGLILDNNHEIMISLIRNTDGSMANTSSGTLVFPDGACRCFVATELLVEVVDKWTSPSTGAHYPTHWIVSVEPLDLELEILALVKEHELVSATSTTINYWEGPVGVSGKMNDRAIAGHGHVELVGYAESAGGKF
- a CDS encoding polysaccharide biosynthesis/export family protein, which encodes MICKISLCFKLKLLVVVLTSCFLTGCIGLIPSPFRPSPGPQKAPQIDDLAQSFDIVCRNYKIGINDSLSMLFSAQWNIPIGSYKLDTLDRLKVRFILDPQLNEDVIIRPDGMITLQAIGDIRAVGLSPVELANAIQEKFVSTGIFSKDEAKGDLRNYQLVTVSVEAFYEKISKLMASLQNIAGGSKTALTVNPDGTIDLPLLKEKVLCVGHTVSEVENTVTRLYRDGPLRFAVVSMGLGTANSRKFYALGQVGSPGAYDITQPITALQAIALAGGVNNDQADLTSVILVSKDIYGKPIGRRLDLKRVLDVGDMGSEILIKPYDVLYVPRTYIGDVQLFVSQYLNTLAGFVAFKNVLSGS